The following are encoded in a window of Rosa chinensis cultivar Old Blush chromosome 4, RchiOBHm-V2, whole genome shotgun sequence genomic DNA:
- the LOC112196262 gene encoding putative disease resistance protein At1g50180, translating to MAEAVVSFLVERVGDYIIQEGRSLSGLRDQVERAHTDLLFIKGFLKDADAKRRDSEAIRIFVARIRDAAYDLEDVIEAFVLKVDSKRKGGLKNVLKRLGCIFIEGVSRHKIGLEIGVITTTISDLKQNLQTYDIKEIRDSSTSLELCERQQLLRRTYSHVLERNVVGLEDCVRELVGHLVKEEHRHRVVSIIGMGGSGKTTIAKQVYHHKEVTDHFDCLAWVCISQQYQVRDVLERIYVKLISPTKEEREEIKNLKDDEIPGRLSRLQNERKCLIVLDDIWKTEAWDFLKAAFECHEDSKSRILLTTRNEQVASHADESGFHYRPPALNESESWELFEKIAMSGRKAGIGAEVYTKMEELGKEMVQHCKGLPLAIIVLAGLLARKNTIKDWINIQENVGVYVSRGFGRQEEEHAYASWVLALSYDDLPYHLKPCFLYFGHFPEDHEIRVNSLTRLWIAEGFISLTQQRQSSGETMENVAYNWLNELVERCVIQVGQRSSTSENIKTCRMHDLLRDLCLRKAEEENFLQVVKGSHKNEAMHPISSSSSTVTYVSPMGKFRRLAVYLDENDDKLVPSLGERGGHLRSLLYFGPNDYHWFPKRKELIPSMFKDFKLLRALRIEGMNDREVEIELPREIGNMVHLRFLSLRNSNIKSFPPFLGNLICLQTLDFHVRNDHMFIPNVICKMNKLRHLYLPYDYTARGKLQLSTLGDLQTLNSISSRRCDLNDLAKLGNLRKLKIQLSSSQSKNLEKILDAAGCVLNGIRSLRLDNEVGMESGAEVSQIVARCGQIYKLVLWGPTLELPKEFHSYSNLTNLLLCQCALKGDQMALLEKLPNLKSLDLSDNVFEKNTEVLVFSAGSFPRLQFLRLTDLEIREWRVEEGAMPCLCKLAIVQCRELSTVPDGLRHLTTLKELDIVGMPKRFCSKLEEGGEDFHKVQHIPSLMFYFPRD from the exons ATGGCTGAGGCTGTTGTTTCTTTTCTCGTGGAAAGAGTTGGTGACTACATCATTCAAGAAGGCAGATCCTTGTCCGGACTTCGCGATCAAGTTGAGCGTGCACATACAGACCTACTATTCATCAAGGGCTTCCTCAAAGATGCAGACGCAAAGCGACGAGATAGTGAGGCAATACGCATTTTTGTTGCCAGAATTAGAGATGCTGCTTATGATCTGGAGGATGTCATTGAAGCTTTTGTCTTGAAGGTGGATTCCAAGAGGAAAGGAGGTCTGAAGAATGTTTTGAAGAGGTTGGGGTGCATCTTCATTGAAGGAGTTAGTCGTCACAAGATTGGGTTAGAAATTGGGGTAATTACTACCACGATCTCTGATTTGAAGCAGAACTTGCAAACTTATGATATCAAGGAGATAAGGGATTCCTCTACTTCACTCGAATTGTGTGAAAGGCAACAACTACTGAGGCGAACTTACTCTCATGTTCTTGAGCGTAATGTTGTCGGGTTAGAAGATTGTGTACGTGAATTGGTTGGGCATTTGGTGAAGGAAGAGCATCGCCACCGAGTTGTTTCTATTATTGGGATGGGCGGATCTGGGAAGACAACTATTGCTAAACAAGTTTATCATCACAAAGAGGTAACAGACCATTTTGATTGTTTGGCTTGGGTTTGTATATCTCAACAATATCAAGTCAGGGATGTCTTGGAGAGGATATATGTCAAACTTATTTCCCCtacaaaagaggagagagaagaaatcaaaaatttgaAGGATGACGAAATACCAGGGAGGCTTTCTCGTctccaaaatgaaagaaaatgtttGATTGTCCTTGATGACATTTGGAAAACAGAGGCCTGGGACTTTTTGAAGGCTGCATTTGAATGCCATGAAGACTCAAAGAGCAGGATACTACTTACGACACGCAATGAACAAGTAGCTTCGCATGCCGATGAGAGCGGTTTTCACTACCGACCTCCAGCACTAAATGAGTCTGAGAGTTGGGAGCTGTTTGAGAAGATTGCAATGAGCGGAAGGAAAGCTGGAATAG GTGCTGAAGTTTACACGAAGATGGAAGAATTAGGAAAAGAGATGGTTCAACATTGTAAGGGTCTGCCACTAGCTATCATTGTACTTGCTGGACTTCTTGCTAGAAAAAACACAATTAAAGATTGGATAAACATACAAGAAAATGTTGGTGTTTACGTAAGTAGAGGTTTTGGTCGCCAGGAAGAAGAACATGCATATGCATCATGGGTGTTGGCGTTGAGTTATGATGACTTGCCGTATCACTTAAAACCCTGTTTCCTATATTTCGGACATTTTCCAGAGGATCATGAGATCCGAGTGAACAGTTTGACAAGATTATGGATTGCAGAAGGTTTTATTTCTTTGacacaacaaagacaaagttCTGGGGAAACAATGGAGAATGTGGCATACAATTGGTTGAATGAGTTGGTAGAAAGGTGTGTGATTCAAGTAGGACAGAGAAGTTCAACTTCTGAGAATATTAAAACTTGCAGGATGCATGATCTTTTGCGAGATTTGTGTTTGAGGAAGGCGGAAGAGGAAAATTTTCTCCAAGTTGTCAAGGGTTCTCATAAAAATGAGGCAATGCatccaatttcttcttcttcctccacgGTAACCTATGTATCACCAATGGGTAAGTTTCGAAGACTTGCCGTCTACTTGGATGAGAATGATGATAAATTGGTACCCTCACTTGGGGAAAGAGGTGGGCACCTTAGGTCCTTGTTATATTTTGGCCCCAACGATTATCATTGGTTTCCTAAAAGGAAAGAATTGATACCTTCCATGTTCAAGGATTTCAAATTACTCAGAGCGTTGAGGATTGAAGGTATGAATGATAGAGAAGTCGAAATAGAGCTGCCTAGAGAAATTGGAAACATGGTCCACTTGAGGTTTCTGAGTCTAAGGAACAGTAATATAAAATCGTTTCCTCCGTTCCTAGGAAACTTGATTTGTTTGCAGACACTTGATTTCCATGTTAGAAATGACCACATGTTTATCCCAAATGTGATATGCAAGATGAATAAGTTGAGACATTTATACCTGCCATATGATTACACGGCAAGAGGTAAACTGCAGCTATCTACTCTCGGTGATTTGCAAACTTTAAATTCTATTTCGAGTAGACGTTGTGATTTGAATGATCTTGCTAAACTAGGCAATCTAAGGAAACTGAAAATACAATTGTCATCTAGCCAATCGAAAAATCTGGAGAAAATCTTGGATGCGGCAGGCTGCGTGCTCAACGGTATTCGGTCCCTGCGGTTGGACAACGAGGTTGGAATGGAAAGCGGTGCAGAGGTTAGTCAAATAGTTGCAAGGTGCGGTCAAATATACAAGTTGGTGCTGTGGGGGCCCACACTAGAACTACCGAAAGAGTTCCACTCCTATTCAAACCTCACCAACTTACTTTTGTGTCAATGTGCTCTCAAGGGCGACCAAATGGCCTTACTAGAGAAGCTGCCCAACCTGAAAAGTCTTGATCTGTCGGATAATGTGTTTGAGAAAAATACAGAAGTATTGGTTTTCTCCGCTGGAAGCTTTCCTCGTCTTCAGTTTCTTAGACTTACGGATTTGGAAATAAGAGAGTGGAGGGTGGAGGAAGGAGCCATGCCTTGTCTCTGCAAATTGGCCATTGTTCAGTGCAGAGAATTGAGTACGGTTCCAGATGGGCTGAGACACCTTACTACGCTCAAGGAATTGGATATTGTGGGTATGCCTAAACGATTCTGTAGTAAGCttgaggaaggaggagaggacTTCCATAAAGTCCAACACATCCCTTCCCTTATGTTTTATTTTCCGAGGGATTAA